A DNA window from Micromonospora sp. NBC_01739 contains the following coding sequences:
- a CDS encoding glycosyltransferase 87 family protein has product MTILAPPAAPRADRIRRALSVTVLLLAGAVAAAAVVVHRSTGRFWGDLAVYRTAAIAAAGGDGRLYDATHPGADGIVLGFTYPPFAALVLQPLAYLGAATGIGIWSAVTVLALAAVVRIALRAAGTAADPGAVLLGTVALLPVFPVAGHLQVGQVGLFLMLLVLLDLTGDPGSRWRGWGVGVAAGLKLTPLIFVAYLLCLRRWRAAGVATLAFGATLGLGFAWRPADSLRFWGGGLFDTARVTADPRTVLNQSLHGALARLGDTAEVTAVWLPLAILTGAAGLVVAVRCVRAGEEFLGVLACATTGLLVSPIAWHHHWVWCVPALVLLAVRGRRAGDRVAVAAGALLWAALVASAAWTLIGLRGTDLHFRGLELLHTNLYVFVGLLALGWLALRPRGGRADHDDLERWAR; this is encoded by the coding sequence GTGACGATCCTCGCGCCGCCGGCGGCCCCTCGGGCTGACCGGATTCGCAGGGCGCTGTCGGTCACCGTGCTGCTGCTGGCCGGTGCGGTGGCCGCCGCGGCAGTGGTGGTGCATCGGAGCACCGGCCGGTTCTGGGGGGACCTGGCCGTCTACCGGACGGCCGCGATCGCCGCCGCCGGTGGGGACGGCAGGCTCTACGACGCCACCCACCCGGGCGCCGACGGCATCGTGCTGGGCTTCACGTACCCCCCGTTCGCCGCACTGGTCCTGCAACCCCTGGCCTACCTCGGCGCCGCGACCGGGATCGGCATCTGGTCGGCGGTCACCGTGCTCGCCCTGGCCGCCGTGGTCCGCATCGCGCTGCGGGCCGCCGGTACGGCTGCCGACCCCGGTGCCGTGTTGCTGGGCACGGTAGCGCTGCTGCCGGTCTTCCCGGTGGCCGGTCACCTCCAGGTCGGTCAGGTGGGCCTGTTTCTGATGCTGCTCGTCCTGCTGGACCTGACCGGTGACCCGGGCAGCCGCTGGCGGGGGTGGGGGGTGGGTGTCGCCGCCGGCCTCAAGCTGACTCCGCTGATCTTCGTGGCGTACCTGCTCTGCCTGCGCCGGTGGCGGGCGGCCGGGGTGGCGACCCTGGCCTTCGGTGCCACCCTCGGGCTCGGTTTCGCCTGGCGGCCGGCCGACTCGCTCCGGTTCTGGGGCGGCGGTCTCTTCGACACCGCCCGGGTCACCGCCGACCCCCGGACGGTGCTCAACCAGTCCCTGCACGGTGCGCTGGCCCGCCTCGGTGACACCGCCGAGGTCACCGCCGTCTGGCTGCCGCTGGCGATCCTCACCGGGGCGGCCGGGCTGGTGGTCGCGGTGCGGTGTGTCCGCGCCGGCGAGGAGTTCCTCGGCGTGCTGGCCTGCGCGACGACCGGTCTGCTCGTCTCGCCGATCGCCTGGCACCACCACTGGGTGTGGTGCGTACCCGCCCTGGTGCTGCTGGCGGTGCGCGGCCGGCGCGCGGGTGACCGGGTAGCGGTGGCTGCCGGCGCGCTGCTCTGGGCCGCCCTCGTGGCCAGCGCGGCCTGGACCCTGATCGGGTTGCGCGGCACGGATCTGCACTTCCGGGGCCTGGAGTTGCTGCACACCAACCTGTACGTGTTCGTCGGTCTGCTGGCGCTGGGCTGGCTGGCGCTGCGCCCCCGAGGCGGACGGGCCGACCATGACGACCTCGAGAGGTGGGCCCGGTGA
- a CDS encoding trypsin-like serine peptidase, producing the protein MSIALVLGGAPAVSANPTTTESNGNTSTVARTLDGRAITNDKIAKEVAEFWTPERMASAVDLTFARPGGAVESPARAPKPTGPAGAVAPMAPRITGTDDVRTMVNESLAVGKVYFTVPGGGTASCSASTVASGKRRLVVTAGHCVHGGAGGQWYSNWQFVPRYRNGARPFGTFVASSLNTRTAWINNSSFAEDMGIAVMNNGGSYGLKVVDTVGGHGLRWNYGYSVSVTALGYPSNLGGGESQYFCQGTTWNAGGQQIRMWCNMTYGSSGGPWLQEYNDSTGYGFINSVVSHGDNPGNGQFDGPYFDDDIKSLYDFAEGISPA; encoded by the coding sequence ATGTCGATCGCGTTGGTCCTGGGGGGCGCACCGGCCGTCAGTGCAAATCCCACCACCACCGAGAGCAACGGCAACACCAGCACCGTGGCCCGCACCCTGGACGGTCGCGCGATCACCAACGACAAGATCGCCAAGGAGGTAGCGGAGTTCTGGACGCCGGAGCGGATGGCCTCGGCGGTCGACCTGACCTTCGCCCGGCCCGGCGGCGCGGTCGAGTCACCGGCCCGCGCACCCAAGCCCACCGGTCCGGCCGGCGCGGTGGCGCCGATGGCGCCGAGGATCACCGGCACGGACGACGTCCGGACCATGGTCAACGAGTCGCTGGCCGTCGGTAAGGTCTACTTCACCGTCCCCGGCGGTGGCACCGCCTCCTGTTCGGCCAGCACGGTCGCCAGCGGCAAGCGGCGGCTGGTGGTGACCGCGGGCCACTGCGTGCACGGGGGCGCCGGCGGGCAGTGGTACAGCAACTGGCAGTTCGTCCCGCGATACCGCAACGGGGCCCGTCCGTTCGGCACCTTCGTGGCGTCCAGCCTCAACACCCGCACCGCGTGGATCAACAACAGCAGCTTCGCCGAGGACATGGGCATCGCCGTCATGAACAACGGCGGCTCCTACGGGCTCAAGGTCGTCGACACCGTCGGTGGTCACGGCCTGCGCTGGAACTACGGCTACAGCGTCTCGGTGACCGCCCTCGGTTACCCGTCCAACCTGGGCGGCGGCGAAAGCCAGTACTTCTGCCAGGGCACCACCTGGAATGCCGGCGGTCAGCAGATCCGGATGTGGTGCAACATGACCTACGGTTCCAGTGGCGGACCCTGGCTTCAGGAATACAACGACAGCACCGGGTACGGATTCATCAACAGTGTCGTGAGCCACGGTGACAATCCCGGCAACGGCCAATTCGACGGCCCCTACTTCGACGACGACATCAAGAGCCTCTACGACTTCGCCGAAGGAATTTCTCCGGCATAG
- a CDS encoding NAD(P)-binding domain-containing protein, which yields MVGNEHRYVIVGAGPAGVQLSYYLQQHGADYLTLESEDSPGGFFRRFPRHRRLISLNKVHTDSTDPEIRLRWDWNSLLNDSPDLLFPNFSKEYLPAADDLVRYLAEFQRHYQLNIRFGTRVEGITRTEEGFTLDTDQGQVRARCLIVATGWGRPFVPAIPGIEHATGYEDMVIDPEEYEGQRVLIIGKGNSAFETASAILGRASMVHLASRHPLKLAWNTKHPGDVRGQYGAILDSYQFKTLHSVLDCTIDEIRPADGRFQVSITYTHADGETAVLDYHKVLRCTGFQMDTALFDETCRPDMVREGRMPDLRPDWQSTNVDDLYFAGTIAQARDVKHASSPFIDGFRYNLRTFTRLLRERYEQVPLSYATTPADPASLTKLMLDRVNWSSALWTQFEYLCDVFVRDEATGDFRHYEDLPEDYAVERFAEATHWYTLALRWGRDEYGDVFAIERHPTPDRARESAFIHPVIRRYRGGELIAEQHLLEDLLAEWRRPDRHVEPLTEFLTGHLNGGS from the coding sequence ATGGTCGGGAACGAGCACAGGTACGTCATCGTCGGGGCGGGTCCCGCCGGTGTTCAGCTGAGCTACTACCTCCAGCAGCACGGCGCCGATTACCTGACGCTCGAAAGTGAAGACTCACCGGGCGGGTTCTTCCGCCGGTTCCCCCGCCACCGCCGGCTGATCTCCCTGAACAAGGTGCACACCGACAGCACCGATCCTGAGATCCGGCTGCGCTGGGACTGGAACTCGCTGCTCAACGACTCCCCGGACCTGCTGTTCCCGAACTTCAGCAAGGAGTACCTGCCGGCCGCCGACGACCTGGTGCGCTACCTGGCCGAGTTCCAGCGGCACTACCAGCTCAACATCCGCTTCGGCACCCGGGTCGAAGGGATCACCCGGACCGAGGAGGGGTTCACCCTGGACACCGACCAGGGTCAGGTGCGGGCGCGCTGCCTGATCGTGGCCACCGGCTGGGGCAGGCCGTTCGTGCCGGCCATCCCCGGCATCGAGCACGCGACCGGGTACGAGGACATGGTCATCGACCCCGAGGAGTACGAGGGCCAGCGGGTCCTCATCATCGGCAAGGGCAACTCCGCCTTCGAGACCGCCTCGGCCATCCTCGGCCGGGCATCCATGGTGCACCTGGCCAGCCGGCACCCGCTGAAGTTGGCCTGGAACACCAAACACCCCGGCGACGTACGCGGCCAGTACGGCGCGATCCTGGACAGCTACCAGTTCAAGACCCTGCACTCCGTGCTGGACTGCACCATCGACGAGATCCGCCCGGCCGACGGCCGCTTCCAGGTGTCGATCACCTACACCCACGCCGACGGCGAGACCGCGGTGCTCGACTACCACAAGGTGCTGCGGTGCACCGGCTTCCAGATGGACACCGCCCTGTTCGACGAGACCTGCCGCCCGGACATGGTGCGCGAGGGCCGGATGCCCGACCTGCGTCCGGACTGGCAGTCCACGAACGTCGACGACCTGTACTTCGCCGGCACCATCGCCCAGGCCCGCGACGTCAAGCACGCCTCCTCACCCTTCATCGACGGATTCCGGTACAACCTGCGTACCTTCACCCGACTGCTGCGGGAGCGCTACGAGCAGGTGCCGTTGTCGTACGCGACCACCCCGGCCGACCCCGCCTCGCTGACCAAGCTGATGCTGGACCGGGTCAACTGGAGTTCGGCACTGTGGACCCAGTTCGAGTACCTGTGCGACGTGTTCGTCCGCGACGAGGCCACCGGCGACTTCCGGCACTACGAGGACCTGCCGGAGGACTACGCCGTGGAACGCTTCGCCGAGGCCACCCACTGGTACACCCTGGCGCTGCGGTGGGGTCGTGACGAGTACGGCGACGTCTTCGCCATCGAGCGTCATCCGACTCCCGACCGGGCCCGGGAGAGCGCCTTCATCCACCCGGTGATCCGGCGCTACCGGGGCGGGGAACTGATCGCCGAGCAGCATCTGCTGGAGGACCTGCTGGCCGAGTGGCGCCGACCGGACCGGCATGTCGAGCCGTTGACCGAGTTCCTCACCGGGCACCTCAACGGCGGATCATGA
- a CDS encoding nitroreductase family protein translates to MVREAEAFAERMAQRRSVRDFAADPVPEGVIEAAIRAASTAPSGANVQPWRFVVLTDPTRKRRLREAAEAEERAFYDHRASDQWLDAISGLGTDWRKPFLETAPAVIVVFEVHQGPHSPKPYYVKESVGIAVGVLITALHHAGLVTLTHTPNPMRFLNEVCERPREERPYVVMPVGYPAPDALVPELARKPLEEVMIRR, encoded by the coding sequence ATGGTCCGCGAGGCGGAGGCCTTCGCGGAACGGATGGCGCAGCGCCGATCCGTGCGTGACTTCGCTGCCGATCCGGTGCCCGAGGGGGTGATCGAGGCCGCGATCCGGGCGGCCTCGACCGCGCCCAGCGGTGCCAACGTGCAGCCGTGGCGGTTCGTGGTGTTGACCGACCCGACCCGCAAGCGTCGGCTGCGCGAGGCCGCCGAGGCCGAGGAACGCGCCTTCTACGACCACCGGGCCTCAGACCAGTGGCTGGATGCGATCTCCGGGCTCGGCACGGACTGGCGCAAACCCTTCCTGGAGACCGCCCCGGCCGTCATCGTCGTGTTCGAGGTGCACCAGGGGCCGCACAGCCCCAAGCCGTACTACGTCAAGGAGTCCGTCGGCATCGCGGTCGGTGTGCTGATCACCGCCCTGCATCACGCCGGTCTGGTCACCCTGACCCACACCCCCAACCCGATGCGGTTCCTCAACGAGGTGTGCGAGCGACCCCGGGAGGAGCGCCCGTACGTGGTGATGCCGGTCGGCTATCCCGCGCCGGACGCCCTGGTCCCGGAGTTGGCCCGTAAACCGCTGGAGGAGGTCATGATCCGCCGTTGA
- a CDS encoding carboxylate-amine ligase has product MTTGQGPGSAIPRFGVEEEFFVVDADRGAVVPEAATVIDRARPVLGTRVGGEITKLHVETRTDPCLRLADLGAQLAEGRWAVQSAARSAGLRVIASGSPVLGDVVPPPITEGPRQDRGNATFRGLHDDLAICAVHVHVEEPDRDRAVLIGNHLRPHLPVLLALTANSPYWCERDTGYASWRSLTWGRWPVAGPPPYLTSAQQYDRHIDMLLEAGALVDHGTIFWDLRLSVNQPTLEVRVADMPVTAGESEALAALVRALVVVAGQAVDTGDEGPQPAAELLRLAYWRAARDGMGGQGVEVATGRLLPAATLAQRLVELAGPALEEAGDRQRVQQWLAWLGTEGDGATRQRAVAARHGRLSDVVDEMAAHTAPGVLAEQQGTLT; this is encoded by the coding sequence ATGACTACGGGACAGGGTCCAGGATCGGCCATTCCCCGGTTCGGGGTCGAAGAGGAGTTCTTCGTCGTGGACGCCGACCGGGGTGCGGTCGTCCCGGAGGCGGCCACCGTCATCGATCGCGCCCGGCCGGTGCTGGGCACCCGGGTGGGCGGCGAGATCACCAAACTGCACGTCGAGACCCGCACCGACCCCTGTCTGCGCCTGGCGGACCTGGGAGCCCAGCTTGCCGAGGGGCGGTGGGCCGTGCAGAGCGCCGCCCGGTCGGCGGGGCTGCGGGTGATCGCCAGCGGTTCCCCGGTGCTCGGTGATGTCGTACCACCGCCGATCACCGAGGGACCCCGCCAGGACCGGGGCAACGCCACCTTCCGGGGCCTGCACGACGACCTGGCGATCTGCGCGGTGCATGTGCACGTGGAGGAGCCCGACCGGGACCGGGCCGTGCTGATCGGCAACCACCTGCGCCCCCACCTGCCGGTGCTGCTGGCCCTGACGGCCAACTCGCCGTACTGGTGCGAGCGGGACACCGGGTACGCGAGCTGGCGCAGCCTGACCTGGGGCCGGTGGCCGGTGGCCGGGCCCCCGCCGTACCTGACCTCCGCCCAGCAGTACGACCGCCACATCGACATGCTGCTGGAGGCGGGCGCCCTGGTCGACCACGGCACGATCTTCTGGGACCTGCGCCTGTCGGTGAACCAGCCCACCCTGGAGGTGCGGGTGGCCGACATGCCGGTCACCGCCGGCGAATCCGAGGCCCTGGCCGCTCTGGTGCGGGCGCTGGTGGTCGTCGCCGGGCAGGCGGTCGACACCGGCGACGAGGGGCCGCAGCCGGCAGCTGAGCTGTTGCGGCTGGCCTACTGGCGGGCGGCCCGCGACGGGATGGGCGGCCAGGGGGTCGAGGTGGCGACCGGGCGGCTGCTGCCCGCGGCCACCCTGGCGCAGCGGCTGGTAGAGCTGGCCGGACCGGCCCTGGAGGAGGCCGGCGACCGGCAGCGGGTACAGCAGTGGCTGGCCTGGCTCGGCACGGAGGGCGACGGGGCGACCCGGCAGCGGGCCGTCGCGGCGCGACACGGACGACTTTCCGATGTGGTCGACGAGATGGCCGCGCACACCGCCCCCGGGGTACTGGCGGAGCAACAGGGCACACTTACGTAA
- a CDS encoding M20 family metallopeptidase has protein sequence MDHARRLRDAADKLQADMVDQLATLVGHESAPGSLPHLESCADLLAEWGEQVLGRPAERVVLDGLPHLLWPAVDQRVLLLGHFDTVFPVGTTRIRPFTVRGNVATGPGVCDMKAGIVQMFTALRLVEDTSTVGVLLTCDEESGSVTSRPLIEREARRSGAVLVCEAATPEGQVKVARKGGSVYRLTVQGRAAHAGVEPQRGVNATVEVAHQVLALGALGTADSAGTSVTPTLLSAGTTTNTVPEIASLAVDVRAWTRAELERVDQAIRKLEPHLPEAALVVRGGINRYPMPAELAQPLLELAQSTAEALELPKVVGAYAAGASDGNFTAALGVPTLDGLGAVGGGAHSAEEYVYLDRMPERTALLAGLVQEVSSMEVANPQLVGGIP, from the coding sequence ATGGACCACGCACGTCGTCTGCGCGATGCCGCTGACAAGCTCCAGGCAGACATGGTCGACCAGTTGGCCACCCTGGTCGGGCACGAGTCGGCACCGGGCTCGCTGCCCCACCTGGAGTCCTGTGCCGACCTGCTCGCCGAATGGGGCGAGCAGGTGCTCGGCCGCCCGGCCGAGCGGGTCGTGCTCGATGGTCTGCCGCACCTGCTGTGGCCGGCGGTGGACCAGCGGGTGCTGCTCCTCGGCCACTTCGACACCGTCTTCCCGGTCGGCACGACCCGGATCAGACCCTTCACCGTACGGGGGAACGTGGCCACCGGCCCCGGGGTGTGCGACATGAAGGCCGGCATCGTGCAGATGTTCACCGCCCTGCGCCTGGTCGAGGACACCTCCACGGTGGGGGTGCTGCTCACCTGCGACGAGGAGAGCGGATCGGTAACCTCCCGACCGTTGATCGAACGGGAGGCCCGGCGTTCCGGCGCGGTGCTGGTCTGCGAGGCGGCCACCCCGGAGGGCCAGGTGAAGGTGGCCCGCAAGGGCGGGTCGGTGTACCGCCTGACCGTCCAGGGCCGTGCCGCCCATGCCGGGGTGGAGCCGCAGCGTGGCGTCAACGCCACCGTCGAGGTGGCCCACCAGGTGCTCGCCCTGGGTGCCCTGGGAACGGCGGACAGCGCGGGCACCTCCGTCACCCCCACCCTGCTCTCCGCCGGAACGACGACGAACACCGTGCCGGAGATCGCCAGCCTGGCCGTGGACGTGCGGGCCTGGACCAGGGCCGAGCTGGAGCGCGTCGACCAGGCCATCCGCAAGCTGGAGCCGCACCTGCCCGAGGCGGCCCTGGTCGTACGCGGGGGCATCAACCGCTACCCCATGCCGGCCGAACTCGCCCAGCCCCTGCTGGAGCTGGCCCAGTCGACCGCTGAGGCACTGGAACTGCCGAAGGTCGTCGGGGCGTACGCCGCGGGGGCCTCCGACGGCAACTTCACCGCCGCGCTCGGCGTACCCACCCTGGACGGTCTGGGTGCGGTCGGGGGTGGGGCACACTCCGCCGAGGAGTACGTGTATCTGGACCGGATGCCGGAGCGGACGGCGCTGCTGGCCGGGCTGGTGCAAGAAGTGTCCTCAATGGAGGTTGCGAACCCACAACTGGTCGGCGGAATCCCGTAA
- a CDS encoding carboxymuconolactone decarboxylase family protein — translation MAHIDLGADEKNFPGISGLMRYRRETAKPLSELAEVLLRAPNTLPAGERELIAAYVSGRNDCDFCCASHSAFAAAQLDEGYDLVDQVRADLDSAPISAKLRALLRIAGAVQISGREVTSELVDAARAQGATDMEIHDTVLIAAAFCMFNRYVDGLGTFAPPGREAYAESARRIVEHGYGAAIPAE, via the coding sequence ATGGCGCACATCGATCTCGGAGCCGATGAGAAGAATTTCCCCGGCATCAGCGGCCTGATGCGTTACCGCCGGGAGACGGCCAAGCCCCTCAGCGAGTTGGCCGAGGTGCTGCTGCGGGCCCCCAACACCCTCCCGGCCGGTGAGCGGGAGCTGATCGCGGCGTACGTGTCCGGGCGCAACGACTGCGACTTCTGCTGCGCCTCGCACTCGGCGTTCGCGGCCGCGCAGCTCGACGAGGGGTACGACCTGGTGGACCAGGTGCGCGCGGACCTGGACAGCGCCCCGATCTCGGCCAAGCTGCGGGCCCTGCTGCGCATCGCCGGTGCGGTGCAGATCAGCGGCCGTGAGGTCACCAGTGAGCTGGTGGACGCCGCGCGCGCCCAGGGCGCCACCGACATGGAGATCCACGACACCGTGCTGATCGCCGCCGCCTTCTGCATGTTCAACCGGTACGTCGACGGGCTGGGCACCTTCGCTCCCCCTGGTCGGGAGGCCTACGCCGAGTCGGCGCGCCGGATCGTCGAGCACGGGTATGGCGCCGCGATTCCGGCTGAATGA
- a CDS encoding sugar kinase has translation MSVLDLRPAEDCRYDLVSLGEVMLRLDPGEGRVRTARAFRAWEGGGEYNVARGLRRCFGLRTAIVTAFADNEVGRLLEDLILQGGVDPSFIRWMPYDGIGRSVRNGLNFTERGFGVRGAVGTSDRGHTAASQLRAEDVDWDHLFGDLGVRWLHTGGIYAALSETTPETIEAAMAAARRHGTIISYDLNYRPSLWKAVGGQARAQEVNRRLARYVDVMIGNEEDFTASLGFEVPDTDASLSELEVTNFQRMIEEVTKEFDNFRVVATTLRTVRSATVNDWGAIAWAGGRFVEATHRPGLEIMDRVGGGDSFASGLIYGLLEQHDLATAVEYGAAHGALAMTTPGDTSMANRKEVEALMRGAGARVQR, from the coding sequence ATGTCCGTTCTCGACCTGCGTCCCGCCGAGGACTGCCGCTACGACCTGGTCTCCCTCGGCGAGGTGATGCTGCGCCTGGACCCCGGTGAGGGACGGGTGCGCACCGCCCGCGCCTTCCGGGCCTGGGAGGGGGGCGGTGAGTACAACGTCGCCCGAGGGCTGCGCCGCTGCTTCGGGCTGCGCACCGCGATCGTCACCGCCTTCGCCGACAACGAGGTGGGACGGCTGCTGGAAGACCTGATCCTCCAGGGCGGAGTGGACCCCTCCTTCATCCGCTGGATGCCGTACGACGGCATCGGTCGCAGCGTGCGCAACGGCCTGAACTTCACCGAGCGGGGCTTCGGGGTACGTGGGGCGGTCGGCACCTCGGACCGGGGCCACACCGCCGCCAGTCAACTGCGCGCCGAGGACGTCGACTGGGACCACCTCTTCGGCGACCTGGGGGTGCGCTGGCTGCACACCGGCGGCATCTACGCCGCCCTGTCGGAGACCACCCCGGAGACCATCGAGGCGGCCATGGCCGCCGCCCGCCGCCACGGCACGATCATCTCGTACGACCTGAACTACCGGCCCAGCCTCTGGAAGGCGGTCGGCGGGCAGGCCCGCGCACAGGAGGTCAACCGGCGACTGGCCCGGTACGTCGACGTCATGATCGGCAACGAGGAGGACTTCACCGCCTCCCTCGGCTTCGAGGTGCCCGACACCGACGCCAGCCTGTCCGAACTGGAGGTGACCAACTTCCAGCGGATGATCGAGGAGGTCACCAAGGAGTTCGACAACTTCCGGGTGGTGGCCACCACCCTGCGCACCGTACGCAGCGCCACCGTCAACGACTGGGGGGCGATCGCCTGGGCCGGCGGCCGGTTCGTCGAGGCCACCCACCGCCCTGGCCTGGAGATCATGGACCGGGTGGGCGGCGGGGACAGCTTCGCCTCCGGGCTGATCTACGGCCTGCTGGAGCAGCACGACCTGGCCACCGCGGTGGAGTACGGCGCGGCGCACGGCGCCCTGGCCATGACCACCCCGGGCGACACCTCGATGGCCAACCGCAAGGAGGTCGAGGCGCTGATGCGCGGCGCGGGAGCCCGGGTCCAGCGCTGA
- the eda gene encoding bifunctional 4-hydroxy-2-oxoglutarate aldolase/2-dehydro-3-deoxy-phosphogluconate aldolase: MTAVHPSEQPADVSQTIAAGRILPVVVLDDARAAAPLGAALAAGGLRSVEVTFRTDAAAESIRTMSEDPQLLVGAGTVLTPGQVDEAVAAGARFIVCPGFSARVVAHCQQVGVPVFPGAATPTEIQMALDAGLDTVKFFPAEQLGGTTMIKALAAPFRSVRFIPTGGVNTANLRDYLSLPPVLAVGGTWMVAPSLLAEGRWDDVTALTAAAVTAAREA; this comes from the coding sequence GTGACTGCCGTTCATCCTTCTGAACAGCCCGCCGACGTCTCGCAGACCATCGCCGCGGGCCGGATCCTGCCGGTCGTCGTGCTCGACGACGCCCGTGCCGCCGCCCCCCTCGGTGCCGCCCTGGCCGCCGGGGGCCTGCGCAGCGTGGAGGTGACCTTCCGCACCGACGCCGCCGCCGAGTCCATCCGGACCATGTCCGAGGACCCGCAGCTGCTGGTCGGCGCCGGCACCGTGCTCACCCCCGGCCAGGTGGACGAGGCCGTCGCGGCCGGCGCCCGGTTCATCGTCTGCCCCGGCTTCAGTGCCCGGGTGGTGGCCCACTGCCAGCAGGTGGGCGTGCCGGTCTTCCCCGGTGCGGCCACCCCGACCGAGATCCAGATGGCCCTCGACGCCGGGCTGGACACGGTCAAGTTCTTCCCCGCCGAGCAACTCGGCGGCACCACGATGATCAAGGCGCTGGCCGCGCCCTTCCGGTCCGTACGCTTCATCCCGACCGGCGGGGTGAACACCGCCAACCTGCGCGACTACCTGAGCCTGCCCCCGGTCCTCGCCGTGGGCGGGACCTGGATGGTCGCCCCCAGCCTGCTCGCCGAGGGCCGGTGGGACGACGTGACCGCCCTGACCGCCGCCGCCGTGACCGCCGCCCGGGAGGCCTGA
- a CDS encoding IclR family transcriptional regulator, with product MTSAEGFSPVKSAGRTLEVLETLAASGGRRSLGDLARDLGIPKSSLHGILRTMVQRGWVETDDTGTRFGLGVRALQVGAAYLDTDDAVGLLAGVLDELSRQFGETVHLGRLDGAHVVYTAKRESSHPLRLYSAIGRRLPAHATALGKVLLAERTPEAVEAIIGSAPAALTRHTITDLAALHADLAASRERGYAVDHEENTEGIVCFAVAVPLHTPAVDAISLSIPAARLDEQVQQRVVAALGHAVDQVRAARGLLTAS from the coding sequence ATGACATCCGCCGAGGGCTTCTCACCGGTCAAGTCGGCCGGGCGCACGCTGGAGGTGCTGGAGACCCTGGCGGCCTCCGGCGGGCGACGCTCCCTCGGCGACCTGGCCCGGGACCTGGGCATCCCGAAGAGCAGCCTGCACGGCATCCTGCGCACGATGGTGCAGCGCGGCTGGGTGGAGACCGACGACACCGGTACCCGCTTCGGGCTGGGGGTACGCGCCCTCCAGGTAGGGGCGGCGTACCTGGACACGGACGACGCGGTCGGGCTGCTCGCCGGGGTGCTCGACGAGTTGTCCCGGCAGTTCGGTGAGACCGTGCACCTGGGCCGACTCGACGGGGCCCACGTGGTCTACACCGCCAAGCGGGAGTCCTCGCATCCGCTGCGGCTCTACAGCGCCATCGGGCGACGCCTGCCGGCGCACGCCACCGCCCTCGGCAAGGTGCTGCTCGCCGAACGCACCCCCGAGGCGGTCGAGGCGATCATCGGGTCCGCCCCGGCGGCGTTGACCCGACACACCATCACCGACCTGGCCGCCCTGCACGCCGACCTGGCGGCCAGCCGGGAACGCGGGTACGCCGTCGACCACGAGGAGAACACCGAGGGCATCGTCTGCTTCGCCGTCGCGGTGCCCCTGCACACCCCCGCGGTGGACGCGATCAGCCTCTCCATCCCGGCGGCCCGCTTGGACGAGCAGGTGCAGCAGCGGGTGGTGGCGGCGCTGGGCCACGCGGTCGACCAGGTCCGGGCCGCCCGCGGCCTGCTCACCGCCAGCTGA